TATAAACTTGAGATTGTGCATTATTAtgttgaatattattatgattttgattattattgttattattatgattttgattattattattactattattattattattactactactactattattattattattactactactactattattattattattattattattattattattattattattattattataaattaaaccatttgattgtttattttgttgttgaatttgttgttgttgttgttggaaattattaaaaacatttgcattctttttaaatttatttgggCTATCGGGAACGATACTTGATGCAAAATCGATACCAAGATCTTGAGTTTGGAATAAGTTGTAAATGGAGTCACCTTCAATAAGActcattttttcaattggaaattattattattattattaataattaaatagatTAGATACCAATcgtttattaatattattattgttgttgttattgttggtgatattattattttatttgtagatttttattaataaatattaattatacgtaatactatttattttgattgaatttattattattattattataaacgttttagtttttagtaaattcttttttttaattttttgaatttgtttggATACAATCGTTTCaataaaagagaaaaagaataaattataaagtgtaaattttaaaatatttggtgGCAAGTGTttctaattgaatttaagAATTTTatgaataatgaaaaaaatatattaatatttactattttattttatttatttatttattatttaattatttaattattattatttttttattattttttttttttttttttattttttttattttttttttattactattattattattttaaggGTATAACAACAAAgtaaaaacaatataatatttgaaattatttgtattattattattattattattactattaaaagtctttaaaaacaatttttaaatttactattactactctattattattttgaattttaaataatgagaTTCAGAACAAAATGGGTAGTgaatagaaaaaaattttaaatttttaaatatatattggatatatattatttataaaaaaaaaaaaattacaaatattaaaatttttaaaaaataaataaaatattattttatctaaaagtaataaaaattcaatctATATGActaattatttgtaatgGTTTTCCAAATTTTCATACCAAAAGTAATAGAtaatgttgtttttttttttttttttattaatgcattgaaaaaaaaaaaaaaattaaataattaaataaataaataaataaataaattattataaaaataataaaaataataataataaaattaagttgcagttaaaagaaatattattttataaatttaacaaaaataaagtgcaatgaataaaataggttttaaaaaattttttaatattataaaaaaaaataaaatgataataataaaataataaaaataaacagtTTGTTTTGAAAATAGTATTACTACCTTtgaatttttgtttttgtttttctttttctttttttttttttttctaaaagttattattattttaattgaggttatttattttttattattattattaatgcttaatattggtaaatttgatttttgaaataatattgaaaaaataaaaaaaaaaatataataaaatttatttttattttatttgcaaTCACAATTGTTGatgattatttgtaattttaaaaaaaaaaattgattttttgttTGTGTTTTTGATGTTgggaaaaaaacaaattaaataaaataaaataatttaaataaataaataattaaataatttttaaataaaaataattaaaaattatcaagttaaaaaaaaaaaacggaattaataaaagattttttatcaatgaatgaattattatggaggtgtataaaaaatatttgattatattattttcttttataattttattgaaagtggaaaaaaaaaaaaaaacaaaaaaaaaaaaattattattatggtgtgtggtttataaaaaataattataattataattttattttaaataaataattaaaattattatttgttttaaaattgggtGTGGAACACATGTATATGTGGTaagtatatataaatatttattgtgGTGTTATATATTGTGTATGTGTGTGTTTgggtgtgtgtgtgtatgtgtGAGTCCAACCTTTCATTGTGACATTGTTGACTAGATTAAAATGTGGTGATGTTTTGGTGTATTTGTGGTTGTTTTTAAAGAAGGGGTGTGTATATGATTGATCTGCGACAATttctatttcatttttttatttgataataaaacaataacaatatttctcaaaccaaaaaagaaatttaaaaaaaaaaaaaaaaaatgacacaCCACCACacataattttaatgattttttaaaataacaaaagtttaatatataattggGTATGGGTGATGATATAAAGTTAAATATCATTCTACATGCATGTATTTTGAGAACGATAgattaaaaaaccaaaaaccCACATTAGAATTGAGTTTAAATGGGGGGATgggattattataaaaaataatgaaataaattaggataaaattagaattttaaaaaaaaaaaaaaaaaaactaaacataaatattaccaccaacaccaccccCCATTCATATATTatagataaaaataacaatgacaggaaaattttaaaaacataccaacacacacacacatataAACCacacattttatttttttattttattttatttttaatttttttttttttttttaaaaaaaatattttaatatggAAATAGATAAAAAGACATTTGTCGTgtgatattataattatcacTTACCTTTTTaatgtattttaaaaagaaagtgataacaataaaataaataactatTCCAAtaaggaaaataaaaaatatagaaaatagaagagaaataaaataaaacaaaataaaaaactatttatgtTGCAATATATGATAATTCTTCTTTATTTCCTTtctattatttcattttttaccGTTAAAAAATGTGAAcccaattttttatataggagtaaatacaaaaaagaaataaaaatgatataaacAAAGTTGATGAAAAGTTgtaaaagatgaaaataaactaaaaaaaaatgaaaaacaatattttaaataatttaaaaatttaatattaactaaaaatatatatatatatataatactaactattaattgtaaaattattataatttctaaaattcttttaattatacTTTACAgattattttcaatgatttaattttttatttttttttttttggaaaaaattaatttttatgattatttatttaatttatttaattatttttttatatttattatttattattttttattttaaacaatttatttttactttatttttttttttctttcttctttttttatttttatttatttaatataaagaaaaatattattagttaattaaaaactaaagtaaagagaaaaaaagaaaaagaaaaagaaaaaaaaaattttttaatctattAACTATAGTTTACAAggtgtttaaaaaataaattttttttttttttttttttttttttttttaaaatataaccctctcttgattttcttttttctccCATTTTATCGGAGTGTGGTggtttttacttttaatattttcattttgatttttaaaaaccaatATTGATATGGAAtcgattttttaaaattttgtttttactaTATCAAtacataataaaaatatattttttttaattttttttaattttttttttttttttctaaacacacctttttttttttttttttttttttttttattttccaaacacattttttttcttttttttgtttttattggGCCGACTtaatttttccaaaaaaaaaaaaaaaaaaataaaaataaaaattaaatttaattttatttaatttaatatgagacactttattttaattctCTCCCCAAACCATAGATATAAAAAACCATTACCAAATTTATTCTTAAAAAACTTAAtttaatctttattttttatattatttttttttttttcccatttttttttttttttttttcttcccattattttaaattttttttttttatttttttttttaaatccttaacaaaaacaaaatttttttttttttttttttttttttttaatccaaacaaaaaaaaaaaaaaaataatatcccaaataaacaaataaaattttttttaactacCACATATCCAATAAACACTAACaactaaaaacaaaaaaaaaaaactaataataataataaaaacaaaaaaataaaaaataaaaaaaatataaaaagaaaaaaggaaTAATGTCCtctattatatttattcCAAATGATGctgataatataaattcaataatggtaacaatttcatcatcattatcattagtAGGATGTTTATTCATTCtttctatttatatttattataaagagTTAAGGGAATTTCAacttaaattaatttttataatgacaataaatgattttataatttcaataatatttttaatagcAACACATATCCaaacaaaatattttgaCGCCATAACAAATGTTTTCCCCTTCTTTTGTAATTTCCCCGATTCATTattacattatttttttttatcttcatTTTTTTGGGAAGTTTGTATTGCTCATACATTAATTCAAGGTAAATTAAagttaacttttttttttttttaaaaaaaataaaaaaaaaaaaaatcaaatactaattttaaatttaaaatatattattattattgttattattattgttattattattattattattatttttagttataaaatataataatgataaagttgaagataatttaaagaaatattttatattttcaaatggaCTTTCAGCATTAATAATggtatcattattttttataagaaGTTATAGTAAAATCGATTGTCATCATGATTCAATCTTTCCCCATCTTTTATTCTTTATACCATTATTGTTAACTTGGATTTACAATATTATAGTTTGTGCATTATTAACCAAAACATTTAAAGAACAAGCAATGAATTTTGGCTACTCTTTAGGTATtaatggtggtagtggtagttaTATAAACTTTactaataacaatagtattGATAATTACTCAAAtataatcattaaaaatgatttaataataaataataataataatatcaatgtcaataataataataataatataaatatattatttcatGTCAAtgtcaataataataataacaaaataataatagtttaaatttaataatagtattaataatataaacatTAATAGTATCAAAAtaatggtagtagtagtgttaaaataattcaaagaaAAGAATTAGAAAAACACCAAATATAATATGGACatcaattttctttttattttcatttggatTCATTTGGTCATGGTCAATATTggtgataatattgaaatatttatcaTTGGATGTAAAGTATATTCTAATGATATCCTATTTCTTTATTCCATTACATGGTTGTATGAATGCAGTTTGTTTTGGTGTAAATGATAGACTTAGAATGAATCTCAAGAAAAGttgtaaaaattattattataaatttttaggTTTATTTAGTTTAGATAAAAGGAAATCATATGGTataaatggaaataataaaaataataaaaataataatggggCTAATTGTGAAGAAAGaagtttaattgattattctcctgatgatgatgatgatgaagatgatgataataataataataattatagcgatggaaattattatcaaattccttcaccttttttaattgatagtagaaattcttcaaatttaaCAGATTATTCTGTAATTTtagataataacaataataacaataataatggtcCTTATAATCCAACAAGATCTAACTCCATTACTGAATtactttataataatataaatagtttaaatgcaattagaattttaagtaataataataataataataataataataataataataataataataataataataataataataatatcaataataatgataacaataataataataataataataatagtttttgtacaatagatgaagatgaaaccaaataaatttaattagttgtaaataaaataaaaaattttttatttcatagtttaactatttttattttgtttttatttttatttttgtttttatttttatttttttttatttttttttatttttttttttttggcacGAGAAAAAACGaacgatttttttttttttttaattttttttttttttttttttttcattaattggttttattttattttatttttttttctttttttggattGATCAAATAGAGAATGGATAGAGTCAATTTTAGTATTGATCAATTATTAGAGGAAACCTCTAAATTGGTTTCATTAGGTATCATTAGTAAACAAGAATGTAAAGatattatgaaaaaaagagaatatcatgaaattaaaatttttaatagaaATTCTCATAAATCTGATTTCTTGACATACATCAAATATGAATTAGAATTAGATAGATTATTTCATAAAAGGGGTAAAGCTAAAAGtaagttttctttttattttattcaactttaataatattaattttttaaagtttgtatatgtttttttttttaatattaatattctaacaatttttattttatttattattattatttattattattattattttaaagatatcGAGTTTGATTATCGTTTAAGATCAGCATTAAGACATgcaattatattatttggtaGTGCAACAAAGAAATTCCCAAAAGATGAAGCATTATGGATTAATGCATTAAATATTAGAATGAAGAGAGCAAGTAAAGAAGGTACAGGtagattattttcaattgcaCTTTCAAATTTACCAAGATCAGCAAAACTTTGGAAATTAGCAGcaacatttgaatttgaagttaataaaaatattcaaaatgctagaaatttaattcaagctggtattcaatttaataaaactgataaatcattatggcattatttctttttaatggAATTAACttatatttcattattatttagtgatattacttttattgatgtaagtttttttttaaaaataatgataaaataaaataaaataattaattttaaaatttaaaagaaaaaaattgaagaagaagaagaagaagcaattaaattaaatttagataGTTTAAGAAAATCAGAAAAGATTGAGAAGGATGAATTCATTACATTTggtaaagaaattttaagtgcagataaattaaaacaatcatcattaattagAGGTCAAATCGCTCAAATCGTTTTTAGAAAAGCAATAAAGAGTAGTATTGGTcaagattttgattttagaAAACATTTTTATAAGATTGCCTCtaaatttttagatattgGAAAAGACTCTGAAAATCCAATGGGTGCTGGTGAATTActtcaaaaagaaattttggAATCTTTAGTTACTGATTTCccaaatgatgataaaactTATATCTTTTTAGCTTCAATTGAACAATCAAAATCTTCTGAACcatctttattaaaaagattaaataattcaactaAAATTCTTAATCAAGGTTTAACTGTAatgtattataaatttataatatataacgaattaaattatttctaatacatatatatatttatttatttatttatttatttatttatttatttatttatttatttatttatttatagattattaaaagtgaaagttatttatttaattatattcattttattagaCAAATTATAgttgatattaaattaaaagaaaataaattaattgaaaatattacagatattttattgaaagcttataaatattcaattgataataatatattaaaggAAAGTggttatcaatattatattgaattattattagaattagGTAAAACCAATGATGCAATTAAAGTTTCAGAAGAAtctgttaaattatttaaaaattcaaatcaacTTTGGAAtcaaagaattaatttattaattaaaaatgaaatggttgttaaattatttgataatttatcaaataataatgaatataataatattgataaatgtTTTGAAATGGCAGTTAAGAATTGTACttcttcaacaacatcaacaacatcatcaacatcaacatcatcatcatcaaatttattcattGAATACTTTAAATATCAAGTTGTTTTCaaatttgataaagattataaaaagattgtagatttatttgaaaaattattaaaacaattagatGGTAATGTTAAAGTTCAAAATACTCTTAAAAATTTCCTTTTAGAttatacatttttaaatttaccaaaagataaattaaaacaaatttatcaattgtaagtaattaatttaatttataataataataataataaaccaaaaatccaaatattaacatttaagtatttatttatttatttatttattttttggcaattagatgttttaattatttaccaATTTCCAAAGAATTTTACCAAAAATGCATTTTATATGAAGAAGAAAGAATTGAAAAGAATATAAATGATATTAGATCATTGTATGAAAAATGTTTATCAATCAAAGAAATCTCATCAAAAGATGTTGATGTTTGGTTAAATTATAGAAATTTCGAATTAAAATCAGCTGGTGATATTGAAAGAGCAAATACAATTGCGACAAGAGGAAAGAAATCCCTTGCTGATCCATTACCACTTCTCTCTCAATTACAATAATCTTTTTctaaacaaagaaaaaaaaaacaaaaaaaaaaaacaaaaaaaaaaaaaaaaaaaaaggaagataaattatataaataaaaaaaaaaaaaaaaaaaaaaaaaactaaacaaattcatcattatttttttaaattatttctatttacaAAAGGGGGGGGGGGGGGGAG
This region of Dictyostelium discoideum AX4 chromosome 3 chromosome, whole genome shotgun sequence genomic DNA includes:
- the crlG gene encoding G-protein-coupled receptor family protein (Similar to GPCR), coding for MSSIIFIPNDADNINSIMVTISSSLSLVGCLFILSIYIYYKELREFQLKLIFIMTINDFIISIIFLIATHIQTKYFDAITNVFPFFCNFPDSLLHYFFLSSFFWEVCIAHTLIQVIKYNNDKVEDNLKKYFIFSNGLSALIMVSLFFIRSYSKIDCHHDSIFPHLLFFIPLLLTWIYNIIVCALLTKTFKEQAMNFGYSLGINGGSGSYINFTNNNSIDNYSNIIIKNDLIINNNNNINVNNNNNNINILFHVNVNNNNNKIIIKRIRKTPNIIWTSIFFLFSFGFIWSWSILVIILKYLSLDVKYILMISYFFIPLHGCMNAVCFGVNDRLRMNLKKSCKNYYYKFLGLFSLDKRKSYGINGNNKNNKNNNGANCEERSLIDYSPDDDDDEDDDNNNNNYSDGNYYQIPSPFLIDSRNSSNLTDYSVILDNNNNNNNNGPYNPTRSNSITELLYNNINSLNAIRILSNNNNNNNNNNNNNNNNNNNNNNINNNDNNNNNNNNNSFCTIDEDETK
- the utp6 gene encoding U3 small nucleolar ribonucleoprotein (Similar to TPR) — its product is MDRVNFSIDQLLEETSKLVSLGIISKQECKDIMKKREYHEIKIFNRNSHKSDFLTYIKYELELDRLFHKRGKAKNIEFDYRLRSALRHAIILFGSATKKFPKDEALWINALNIRMKRASKEGTGRLFSIALSNLPRSAKLWKLAATFEFEVNKNIQNARNLIQAGIQFNKTDKSLWHYFFLMELTYISLLFSDITFIDKKIEEEEEEAIKLNLDSLRKSEKIEKDEFITFGKEILSADKLKQSSLIRGQIAQIVFRKAIKSSIGQDFDFRKHFYKIASKFLDIGKDSENPMGAGELLQKEILESLVTDFPNDDKTYIFLASIEQSKSSEPSLLKRLNNSTKILNQGLTIIKSESYLFNYIHFIRQIIVDIKLKENKLIENITDILLKAYKYSIDNNILKESGYQYYIELLLELGKTNDAIKVSEESVKLFKNSNQLWNQRINLLIKNEMVVKLFDNLSNNNEYNNIDKCFEMAVKNCTSSTTSTTSSTSTSSSSNLFIEYFKYQVVFKFDKDYKKIVDLFEKLLKQLDEFYQKCILYEEERIEKNINDIRSLYEKCLSIKEISSKDVDVWLNYRNFELKSAGDIERANTIATRGKKSLADPLPLLSQLQ